A window of Heteronotia binoei isolate CCM8104 ecotype False Entrance Well chromosome 17, APGP_CSIRO_Hbin_v1, whole genome shotgun sequence genomic DNA:
caaggccttcccctgagaagaacatcagaagagccctgctggaccaaaccagtgagggtccatctagtccagcatcctgtctcacacagtggccaaccagtccctttggagggccaacaacggggcagagaggccaaggccttcccctgagaagaacatcagaagagccctgctggaccagaccagtgagggtccatctagtccaacatcctgtctcacacagtggccaaccagttcctttggagggccagcaatggggaagaggccaaggccttcccctgagaagaacatcagataagccctgctggaccagaccagtgagggtccatctagtccagcatcctgtctcacacagtggccaaccagttcctctggaggaccgaCAACAGGgcccagaggctgaggccttcataagaacattggaagagccctgctggatcagaccagcaatccatctagtccaacatcctgtctcacacaatggccagacagttcctctgaagggccaacaacagggcagagaggctgaggccttcccatgataagaacatcagaagagccctgctggaccagaccagtgagggtccatcacaCAGTGGTGTACCatcctctggatggccaaaaacagggcattaGAAGGCAGGAccttccctgatgttgtctcctggctctgggattcagaggtttagtgcctctgaatatggaagctCCCTTCAGGCACCATGGCAAGTAGCCGTTGATAGATTTATCTTCCACAAATCCGTCTAATCCTctttttaaagctctttattcctGTAGCCATCTCGACAACCTCCGGCAGTGAATCGCAGATTTTAATCActctcaactagggttgccaatccccaggtgggagcaggggatcccctgctttggaagccctccccccacttcaggattgtcagaaaggggggagagggaaatgtctgctaggcattccattcttccctatggagactgattcccataggatataatggagaattgatctatgggtaactggagctctgggggggcccctgatttttgaggtagaggcaccaaattttcagcataatatctagtgcctctcctcaaaataccctccaagtttcaaaaagattggactggggggcccaattctatgagccccaaaaggaggtgcccctatccattatttctaattgaggaaaggcatttaaaaggtgtgctgtccctttcaatgtgacgaccggaactccctttggagttcagtgatggttgtcacacccttgctcctggctccacccccaaagtccccagatatttcttgatttggacttggcaaccctactctcaatGTCAGAAGTATTTCGTTTTGTCTGTtgtgaacctactgcccatcagtttcattgggtgCCCTTGATGTTCCCTATGCTGCAGAAAAACACCTCCGCGCAGGAAGCAGGTCCCACGAGGAGTCTTGGATCTAGAAGGCACCAGGAGATAAAGGCACCAGTTCGGAAGATCTCCAGAATTGTGGTGCCTGACTCAgggagtttttttgtagcaggaactcctttgcacattaggccacacacccctgatgtagccagtcccccaagagcttacaggtctccaTCATAGAGCCTAATGCTAGTTCTAGgtggattgcctacatcagggggtgtggcctaatatgcaaaggagtttctgctacaaaaaagctctgcctttgcatattaggccacaccctcctaatgtagccaatcctcctggagcttacagaaggccctgggctaagagccctgtaagctcttggaggattggctacatcagggggtgtggcctaatatgcagaggagttcctgctacaaaaaaagccctgtgcctggTTATGATTCTGTTGCTGCTTTTATTGTATGCTAgcctgaagcaggggtggaattccagcagtaGCACTTTTGcaatttaggccacacacccctgatgtagccaatcctccaagagcttacaaaaaagagccttgtaagctcttggaggattggctatgtcaggggtgtgtggcctaatatgcaaaggagctcccgatagaattccacccctgccctggagaaTTACTACTGATTGTCCTAATTCTTTTCTCCGCTTCTTTCTCCTCAGATCCTGTGGGCGTGACCTGCCGAAGGAGGATGATGCCATCAAGGTGGGGATGGTGGCTGTCCTCTTACACCCTCGCCAAAGTTTTGGTGGCCTCAGCCGTCTTGGCAGAGAACACTTCCCACGTGGGAGCCTACGAAAATGAGCTGGAAGCCAACAACACCTGTGAGGAGGCCGGCGGGTGTCAGCCGGGGGTTATCCTCCCTGTTTGGCAGCCGGATAACCCGTCCATGGGTGACAAGGCCGCCCGGGCGATTGTCTACTTCGTGGCTATGATGTATATGTTTCTGGGTGTCTCCATCATTGCTGACCGCTTCATGGCCTCCATCGAGGTGATCACATCTAAGGAGAAGGAGATCACTATCACCAAGTCCAACGGCGAGACGAGCATTGGTACTGTGCGAATTTGGAACGAGACGGTCTCCAACCTTACCCTCATGGCTTTGGGCTCCTCTGCTCCCGAAATACTCCTCTCTGTCATCGAGGTCTGCGGTCACAACTTTGAAGCAGGGGAACTGGGCCCGGGCACCATTGTGGGCAGCGCGGCCTTCAACATGTTTGTGGTCATCGCCGTGTGTGTCTACGTCATCCCCGCTGGGGAGAGCCGCAAGATCAAACACCTGAGAGTCTTCTTTGTCACAGCATCCTGGAGCATCTTTGCTTACATTTGGTTGTAcctcatccttgctgtcttctctcCAGGGGTGGTAAAAGTCTGGGAAGCCTTACTCACCCTTGTCTTCTTCCCCGTCTGTGTGGTCTTTGCCTGGATGGCGGACAAGCGCCTGCTGTTCTACAAATATGTCTACAAGAGGTATCGGGCAGATCCACGCAGCGGGATCATTATTGGAACAGAGGGTGAATTCCCAAAGGGGATTGAGATGGACGGTAGCTTTGTGGCCAATGACCACCGGGAGAGTGTATTTGTGGACGGAAGCGCAGCTTCTGTGGCACCACTGCCTGTCACGACACAGGAGGAGAAAGAGTTGGACGAGAGCCGCAAAGAGGTCATCCAGATCCTGAAGGACCTGAAGCAGAAGCACCCGGACAAAGAACTGGAACAGCTCGTCGAGATGGCCAACTATTATGCCCTCTTGCACCAGCAAAAGAGCCGTGCCTTCTATCGTATCCAGGCTACCCGCCTGATGACCGGAGCGGGGAACATCCTCAAAAAACATATCTCTGAGTACTCCAAGAAGTCTGCTAACCTGCTGGAGGTGCCCTCGGAGGCAGAGGTGGAGGAGAACTACAGCAAGATCTTCTTCGAGCCGTGTATGTATCACTGCTTAGAGAACTGTGGCTCAGTCACTTTGACCGTGGCCTGCGAGCAGGGCGGCGACACGTACAATACTTTCTACGTCGACTACAAGACAGAGGATGGCTCAGCAAAGGCAGGCTCAGACTACGAGTACAGTGAGGGGACCTTGATCTTCAAGCCAGGGGAGACCCAGAAGGAACTGAAGATCGGCATCATCGATGACGATATCTTTGAGGAAGACGAGCACTTTTTCGTGCGGCTGCTCAACCTGCGGGTGGGGGATGCGGAGGGCATGTTTGAGTCGGACTCGGCTGACCACCCAAAGGGGCGGCTCGTAGCGCCCTTGGTGGCCACTGTGACCATTTTGGATGATGACCACGCTGGCATCTTCACCTTCCAAGACAAACTGCTCAGGGTCAGCGAGTGCCAAGGGACTCTGGAGGTCAAGGTGATCCGGAGCTCAGGGGCCAGGGGGACAGTCATGGTCCCCTACCAGACTGTGGAAGGGACCGCAAGAGGAGGGGGCATAGACTACGAAGACTCCAGTGGGGAGTTGGAGTTCAAGGACGACGAAACAGTGTAAGTAAGCAACGTGTCTTGCGGTTTTGGCTGTGGAATTGAATTGCCCGAAAACTAACCCAAATCCAAATTaagaaaaatggaggagggggaattaAAACTTGCTTTGGATGGCAGATTCTTCAAATTTATTTGCAAACCCCCATTCCTGTGATGGGTGAAAGGTGTTTGTGATAGATATTTAATTTTACTAGGATAGCTAAGAGAGATGGGGTGCAATGTATCCGGGCACTCTGAAGATACATATTGTACCACCACCCTGGCATTGTTGTCAGTAAGTCCCAGACTTGAGGTTAATGGAAAGGGCAGCATTCAgagaaactttgggggggggtgttacagcttcctacccacccacccccagtctctCAGCCCTGTCTTTAATGGACAGTTTTCTTCTAGTTAGATTTTGAGTCCTTGGAGACCAAAATCAATAGGGATTCTATTAggaattaggaagaacttcctgtcagagcggttcctcagtggaacaggcttcctcaggaggcggtgggctctccttctttgccagtttttaagcagaggctagatcaggggtatcaaacataagGTCCAGAgccagaactggcctgcccagAGCTCTTACCCGGCATGCAAGGAAGTGGTTGTATGGAAACGTAAGGTATTCCCCattttatggtatcccttgggggaaaacctagtcttgcatatgattaaatataTTTGTTAGGGCTTTTGTGGATTCTCCAATAAATCAATTGCCGGTttgggagagccggtttggtgtagtggttaagtgtgtggactcttatctgggagaaccgggtttgataccccactcctccgcttgcgcctgctggaatggccttgggtcagccatagctctggcagaggttgtccttgaaagggcagactcttatctgggagaaccaggttggattccccactcctccacttgcacctgctggaatggccttgggtcagccatagctctggcagaggttggccttgaaagggcagactcttatctgggagaaccgggtttgattccccactcctccacttgcgcccgctggaatggccttgggtcagccagagctctggcagaggttgttcttgaaagggcagctgctgtgagagccctctccagccccacccacctcacagggtgtctgttgtgggggaggaagataaaggagattgtgagctgctctgagactcttctgagtggagggcgggatataaatccaatatcttcatctacctcacagggtgtctgttgtgggggaggaagggaaaggagattgtgggcctctctgagactcttcggagtggagggcgggatataaatccaatatcttcatctacctcacagggtgtctgttgtgggggaggaaggtaaaggagactgtgagccgctctgagactcttcggagtggagggcgggatataaatccaatatcttcatctacctcacagggtgtctgttgtgggggaggaagggaaaggagattgtgagccgctctgagactcttcggagtggtgggtgggatataaatccaatatcttcatctacctcacagggtgtctgttgaggggaggaagggaaaggagactgtgagccgctctgagactcttcggagtggagggcgggatataaatccaatatcttcatctacctcacagggtgtctgttgtgggggaggaagggaaaggagattgtgagccgctctgagactcttcggagtggagggcgggatctaaatccagtatcttcatcttcatcttcaattGCTTTCACTGCTAGGAACCAATTCCTTTtgcttgtattttgagtaaaaaataatctCATTAATTGAATTTGCCTgagacctttataaagtttatatctatggTATCTAGCATTGCACTTTATGGCACACGTGGCCCGTCCCAACAAAGTAATattgatgtcagatctggcccttgtaacaaacgagtttgacacctctgggctaaatggccatctgacagccagtgatccctctaagctgagttagcgtgagctagctcacaatgctcacacatttttgcctccgTTCAGGAAACATGGCCttagggcaaactaatttatgcagtagatcacagctttaatgccgatagctcacaaagtagaatttttgctcacaagactctgcagcttagagggctgATTCTGAACTTAAGTGGATCatgggggcaggaagggttgcatcagtacttagctctcatggccctttcttacacacccagggaaatactgaaTGCCACTTTGGGGTAAGtcagaattttttctccaggctagttttgtcagggatcctggaggtttttgccatcttctggccatAGAGCAGAGATTACTGGGGAAGTACttagtggtggtgggggaggtatttttgaagtTCCTGcttggtgcagggggttggactagatgaccctggaggtcccttccaactctatgattctaggattcttacGATTTTCAGGgtctaagctttcaagagtcaaaaccgACTTTGTCATGTGCCATTAGGAAAGGAGATCTGAGTTTTTGCGTCCTTCATGAGCATTCTTTCCAGCACCTCTCTGAGTGGCCTATaaggactcagagatctccatctCTACTTGTCTCTGACGAACTGGGCTTCGTCTCTCAAAAGCTCAGATTCTGAAAGACGTCTTGGGTGCTCAGGTGCTACAGAATTTCAGCCTTACTCTTCCACTGCAAACCATCATGGTTTATCCTCTGAGACTAGTTTGCTTTCATAATTTGTCCAATAAAAAACTGTagggcaggggagtcaaacatgcggcccaggggccaaatcaggtccccgagcaactggctgtcatctgcttccttctccctctctcttgtttccttctgcataatagcttgctttgccagactctctcaattgcacaacagagttACCGAACCAActctcttcattctattggctgaggctccttcccctcctggtcccctggggaaggaaggaaagagccagaacttccttggcccagttccctggatcacacgggagaaatacaaagaaagcacttttaaaattgagtattaatgttttaagggttttttttttaaaatctttgtctgtctgtgtcctttataaagtttatatctctgctatctaatcttaaacaggtacacacatggcccagcccaacccaacatggcttggcccaacaaagtctcatttaggtcagatcccgccctcataacaaatgcgatcgacacccctgctgtagggggcCACATCTTGGCCAATTAGAACGGCGACCGAGAGCTCTGGTTTTtgctttttgcttttaaaaaagaaccttTCCCCAGATCCAGCCAATACTTCCTCCCGTGTCATTATgtaattaaaagaaataaaaggttaATTAGAGCccgggagagggagaagaaggtgGCAATTTTATTCATTCTGCCTTAAAAAACGAACATTTCATTTCCAAAAGATATGCCTACGGCTGACATCCCGTAAATTAAAGCAATAACTTCTGCgccactttcccctcctcctcagtcTCCATACCTCCTTTCCCAAAGGTGTgtgcgccagtttggtgtagtggttaaatgtgcggactcttatctgggagaaccaggtttgattccccactcctccacttgcagctgctggaatggccttgggtcagccacagttctctcagagttgtccttgaaagggtagcttctgagagagccctctccagccccacccacctcacagggtgtctgttgcgggggattgtgagctgctctgaggctctgattcagagagaagggcggggtataaatctacaatcttcttcttcttcttcttctaatgctgCGATGGGGGTCAAAGTAGCAGTGTTGAGAAAACTGaaagctcgccccccccccccgccccgccgggAATGGGGGTAGGAGGCTGTGGCAGTAGTGGAGAAGGTCATCAAATGGATGAAATGATAACATGAACTGATCTTGTCATCGCATGCCTGTGTTTTTGGTGATCTCTGTTGCTTTGGGGTGAAGGGTGAGGATATTGACCTGGTAAAGGAAACCCTAGAAATggcgggtgggggggaagcttATTCTAGGGGCAGAAGACCCTCTTCACCTGAGCCGGATAGCCCCAAAGGGGGggtctgctagggttgccagcctccaggtggtgctgGGGATTCTCCTGGAAGTAGAagttcccctggagcaggggtggccaaactgtggctctttcacacatattggatgGCTCTCAGAGCTCCCCACCATcttgctggccagcttggagaaggcagttctctcttgaaatcacttctccaggccaagccagctggcagttggagaatgcatttaaagttaaagttgctttctttccacctccctccctccctccctcctccctcccttcctttcctccctccctcttttNNNNNNNNNNNNNNNNNNNNNNNNNNNNNNNNNNNNNNNNNNNNNNNNNNNNNNNNNNNNNNNNNNNNNNNNNNNNNNNNNNNNNNNNNNNNNNNNNNNNGATTGGATGATCCATACAttcattcaatcaatcaatccagggcattttttgtagcaggaactcctttgcatatgaggccacaccccttgatgtagccaatcctcctggagcatacagggctctttgtccagggcctactgtaagctccaagaggattggctgcatcggggtggggggtggcctaataagcaaaggagttcctgctacaaaaaaagccctggtcataggaTCTTCCACCGCCTCTAAACATGTGTCCAGCGTTTTTCCTTTGCCACTGAGTAAGCACAAACGACTCCTGCCCGTCTACGAAGGCTTCCAGGCCGGACTGACAAAGACCAGAGGCCTTGGCTCTTCCCGCAGCTTCCGGAACATGAGCTCCAGGCTTCAGCCGGCAGAGAGGGACGTGCTTAATTCCAGCTGCTACTGGAACATCTGCCGGTCCCTGCCGGCACTTCTGCCGTGCCGGTTTCTTCATGTCCCTTGGCCTGCCGGGCTCAGGAGAGGCATCAATTGCTATTGATTTTTCAAACCTGATGTTTCTCCAGGCCTCTGGTTCATCAGCTTCTGCCTGATCTGTCCCTTGCTGACAAGCTGGGGCGGGGGTGGAATTAACGGCTTGTCTAAAAAACTTAGAATCCTCCAAAGTTTTGGCAAAAGAAAATGAAGGCCAGTTTGGGCAGGACAGGCCTGAAACAGTGGCAGCATTGGTGGATCGAGAAGGTTgccagttgccagtctccaggtggcagctggagctcTCCTAGGATTACACTTGGTCTTCGGatgacagagaacagttcccctggagtaaatggactctttggaaggtagaccccactgaggtccctcataAGAAtctaagaggagccctgctggatcagacaagtggtccatctagtccagcttcttgtctcacacagtggccaaccagttcctctggagggccaacaacaggacagagaggctgaggccttcataagaacatcagaagagccctgctggatcagaccagggagggtccatctagtccagcatcctgtctcacaaaatggccaaccagttcctctggagggcaaacaacagagtagagaggctgaggtcttcccctgagaagaacataagaagagccctgttggattagac
This region includes:
- the SLC8A2 gene encoding sodium/calcium exchanger 2 gives rise to the protein MMPSRWGWWLSSYTLAKVLVASAVLAENTSHVGAYENELEANNTCEEAGGCQPGVILPVWQPDNPSMGDKAARAIVYFVAMMYMFLGVSIIADRFMASIEVITSKEKEITITKSNGETSIGTVRIWNETVSNLTLMALGSSAPEILLSVIEVCGHNFEAGELGPGTIVGSAAFNMFVVIAVCVYVIPAGESRKIKHLRVFFVTASWSIFAYIWLYLILAVFSPGVVKVWEALLTLVFFPVCVVFAWMADKRLLFYKYVYKRYRADPRSGIIIGTEGEFPKGIEMDGSFVANDHRESVFVDGSAASVAPLPVTTQEEKELDESRKEVIQILKDLKQKHPDKELEQLVEMANYYALLHQQKSRAFYRIQATRLMTGAGNILKKHISEYSKKSANLLEVPSEAEVEENYSKIFFEPCMYHCLENCGSVTLTVACEQGGDTYNTFYVDYKTEDGSAKAGSDYEYSEGTLIFKPGETQKELKIGIIDDDIFEEDEHFFVRLLNLRVGDAEGMFESDSADHPKGRLVAPLVATVTILDDDHAGIFTFQDKLLRVSECQGTLEVKVIRSSGARGTVMVPYQTVEGTARGGGIDYEDSSGELEFKDDETVKSLCVKIVDVEEYEKKDSFFIELGQPRWLKRGISALLLNQVDADKKLSAEEEEARRIAEMGKPILGENSRLEVIIEESYDFKNTVDKLIKKTNLALVIGTHSWREQFLEAITVSAGDEEDEEDGREERLPSCFDYVMHFLTVFWKVLFACVPPTEYWNGWACFSVSIMVIGILTAFIGDLASHFGCTIGLKDSVNAVVFVALGTSIPDTFASKVAALQDQCADASIGNVTGSNAVNVFLGLGVAWSVAAIYWAFQGKDFKVEAGTLAFSVTLFTIFAFICISVLMYRRRPHIGGELGGPRTAKILTASLFLGLWFIYILFASLEAYCHINGF